In a genomic window of Ipomoea triloba cultivar NCNSP0323 chromosome 3, ASM357664v1:
- the LOC116012832 gene encoding glycosyltransferase BC10-like: protein MASKSLSIFVHSFLLFMVGLSVGIISTSYRLNNFSSFPFTVPASIFSVSTPSSLSSPQSPPPLLPLNASSTKLDEKKFLESHNMTDDELLRLAASSAAKTSKDVAKVAFMFLTPGPLPLAPLWEKFFEGHQHLFSIYIHAHPSYNQSFPDTSVFYGRTIPSQAVFWGTISMIDAERRLLANALLDLSNQRFVLLSDSCIPLFNFTTTYHYLMASTLSFLQSYDDPRKPGRGRYSPRMAPTITLHQWRKGSQWFQIRRDLAAKIVSDHKYYPVFRDHCLPPCYSDEHYLPTLVNILWPDASSNRSVTWVDWSRGGSHPRKFGWIDVKLGVLDKIRFGGKECVYNGNTTRICFLFARKFLPNTSGPLLRLAPSLLA, encoded by the exons ATGGCGTCCAAATCTCTTTCCATATTTGTGCATAGCTTTCTTCTCTTCATGGTTGGCTTATCCGTCGGTATCATCTCCACTTCATACCGCCTCAACAACTTCTCATCATTCCCCTTCACCGTTCCGGCCTCCATTTTTTCTGTTTCTACTCCGTCGTCATTGTCATCGCCACAAAGTCCTCCTCCGCTGCTGCCCTTAAATGCTAGTAGTACGAAACTAGACGAGAAGAAGTTTCTGGAGTCGCACAACATGACGGATGACGAGCTGCTGCGGTTAGCCGCATCATCAGCGGCAAAAACATCTAAGGATGTAGCAAAGGTGGCGTTTATGTTCTTGACACCAGGCCCTCTTCCACTCGCGCCTTTGTGGGAGAAATTCTTCGAGGGGCATCAACATCTTTTCTCCATATATATCCACGCACACCCTTCTTATAATCAATCTTTCCCCGACACCTCTGTCTTCTACGGCAGAACAATCCCCAGCCAG gcTGTGTTTTGGGGAACTATATCGATGATCGACGCAGAAAGAAGACTCCTAGCAAACGCCCTACTCGATCTCTCCAACCAAAGATTCGTGCTGCTCTCCGATTCATGCATTCCTCTCTTCAACTTCACCACAACCTACCACTATCTCATGGCCTCAACCCTAAGCTTCCTGCAATCCTACGACGATCCCCGCAAACCCGGCCGCGGCCGCTACAGTCCCCGCATGGCCCCCACCATCACCCTCCACCAGTGGCGGAAAGGCTCCCAGTGGTTCCAGATCCGCCGCGACCTCGCCGCGAAAATCGTGTCCGACCACAAATATTACCCCGTGTTTCGCGACCACTGCCTTCCGCCGTGTTACAGCGACGAGCATTACTTGCCGACGTTGGTGAACATTCTGTGGCCGGACGCGTCCTCGAATCGCAGCGTCACCTGGGTTGACTGGTCTCGCGGCGGCTCGCATCCCAGGAAGTTCGGATGGATTGATGTAAAACTGGGAGTGTTGGATAAGATTCGATTTGGAGGAAAAGAGTGTGTGTATAACGGGAATACCACAAGAATCTGTTTCCTGTTTGCTAGGAAATTCTTGCCCAATACCTCCGGTCCATTGTTGCGCCTTGCTCCATCGCTTTTAGCTTAA
- the LOC116014072 gene encoding uncharacterized protein LOC116014072: MATLQKFKLLATQCAVAGSPTRSPSASPVIHLRRRKTLRMLLSRGGGSGSGRRLPPRDNCSPDQLVERRDSPEKGASHKLKLRDLFVSSPPSFEERPSTNAGGQGLPPAANFASGRAGGGSVIRRFGDRSPRPLSATIRQRLLRRAWRPVLVAIPE; encoded by the coding sequence ATGGCGACTCTGCAAAAATTCAAGCTCTTAGCGACGCAGTGTGCCGTAGCGGGAAGCCCGACCCGGAGCCCATCTGCGAGCCCGGTAATCCACCTCCGTCGCCGGAAAACTCTCCGTATGCTGCTCAGCCGCGGCGGAGGGAGCGGTAGCGGACGGAGGCTTCCGCCGCGGGACAATTGCTCGCCGGATCAGCTCGTGGAACGCCGAGATTCTCCGGAGAAGGGGGCGAGCCACAAGCTTAAGCTCAGGGACTTGTTTGTGTCGTCGCCTCCGTCGTTCGAGGAGCGGCCGTCTACAAATGCAGGAGGACAGGGGCTCCCTCCGGCGGCGAATTTCGCCAGTGGTCGTGCCGGTGGAGGCTCCGTCATTCGGAGATTCGGGGACCGCTCGCCTCGACCGTTATCGGCGACGATACGTCAACGGTTACTTAGGCGAGCTTGGCGGCCGGTGCTGGTGGCCATACctgagtaa
- the LOC116013607 gene encoding alpha/beta hydrolase domain-containing protein 17B-like yields MGGVTSSIAAKFAFFPPSPPSYTVVADESCAGKFSIPEVPARDTVDVLKLRTRKGNEIVAVHVKHPKASATMLYSHGNAADLGQMFELFVELSLRLRINLMGYDYSGYGRSTGKPSECNTYADIDAVYKCLKEQYGVKDEQLILYGQSVGSGPTIDLASRVQNLRGVVLHSPILSGLRVLYPVKRTYWFDIYKNIDKISMVSCLVLVIHGTADEVVDCSHGKQLWELCKEKYDPLWINGGGHCNLELYTEYIKHLKKFVLSLGKSKPPANGSQKPAPDSENPSKPAENGPPAAADRFDLHADVPEISRNSLDSRLEKSKKSSKPEKSRMSTDRVDRFRRRKGLVW; encoded by the exons ATGGGCGGAGTGACGTCATCCATCGCCGCTAAGTTCGCTTTCTTCCCACCGAGCCCTCCGTCGTACACGGTGGTCGCCGACGAGTCCTGCGCCGGGAAGTTTAGCATACCGGAGGTTCCCGCGAGGGATACTGTGGACGTTTTGAAGCTGCGGACTCGAAAGGGGAATGAAATCGTGGCCGTCCATGTGAAGCATCCGAAGGCGTCAGCTACTATGCTCTACTCTCACGGTAATGCCGCGGATTTGGGGCAGATGTTCGAGCTCTTCGTGGAGTTGAGCCTCCGGCTGCGTATCAATCTCATGGg GTATGATTACTCTGGATATGGACGATCAACTGGAAAG CCGTCTGAGTGTAACACGTACGCCGACATTGATGCAGTTTATAAATGCCTAAAAGAGCAGTATGGTGTCAAAGATGAACAGTTAATACTGTATGGTCAGTCTGTCGGCAGTGGCCCCACCATTGATCTTGCATCACGTGTGCAGAATTTGAGAGGGGTTGTTTTGCACAGTCCAATCTTATCTGGGCTACGAGTGTTGTACCCTGTTAAAAGGACATATTGGTTTGACATTTACAAG AATATCGACAAAATCAGTATGGTGAGCTGTCTTGTTCTCGTCATTCAT GGAACAGCAGATGAAGTTGTTGATTGCTCCCACGGAAAGCAGCTTTGGGAGCTTTGCAAGGAAAAATACGATCCTTTATGGATAAACGGAGGCGGGCACTGCAATCTTGAACTTTACACCGAGTACATCAAACACCTGAAGAAGTTCGTTTTGAGTCTAGGCAAATCAAAACCACCCGCAAATGGATCCCAAAAGCCAGCACCAGACTCTGAAAACCCGAGTAAACCAGCCGAAAATGGTCCTCCTGCAGCAGCAGATAGATTTGATTTGCACGCTGACGTCCCAGAAATTTCTAGAAACAGTTTGGACAGTCGGCTCGAGAAGTCTAAGAAGTCCAGTAAACCCGAGAAATCTAGGATGAGCACAGACCGCGTGGACAGATTTAGGAGAAGAAAGGGCTTAGTCTGGTGA
- the LOC116012833 gene encoding purine permease 2-like, with protein sequence MEASEGKGSMRRRRRLFLFLNYIMMCIGGNGGGPLLLRLYFIRGGDRICTTTTTTASFFTITQNIIFSAAALGVLLGRINYVYTYGVAKLPVSTSSLIVASQLAFTADTVFVLVKQRFTVTAVVLLTIRAEVLVVGSSGDRPAGESKKEYVAVSDGPCGGF encoded by the exons ATGGAAGCATCTGAAGGGAAGGGAAgtatgaggaggaggaggaggctaTTCCTTTTCCTCAACTACATTATGATGTGCATCGGCGGCAACGGTGGCGGCCCTCTCCTCCTCCGACTCTACTTCATCCGCGGCGGCGACAGAATATG cacaacaacaacaacaaccgcaAGCTTTTTCACGATTACTCAGAACATAATTTTTTCCGCGGCGGCCCTGGGCGTCCTGCTCGGCAGAATCAACTACGTCTACACCTATGGTGTCGCGAAGCTCCCAGTCTCCACATCATCTCTCATCGTCGCCTCCCAGCTTGCATTCACCGCCGACACCGTGTTCGTCTTGGTGAAGCAGCGATTCACGGTGACTGCGGTGGTGCTGTTGACCATCAGAGCCGAGGTGCTGGTTGTGGGGTCTAGCGGAGACCGCCCTGCCGGGGAGTCAAAAAAGGAGTACGTGGCAGTTTCTGATGGCCCTTGTGGCGGCTTCTAA
- the LOC116013608 gene encoding delta(7)-sterol-C5(6)-desaturase-like yields the protein MDDDYLKLFVEETSFYNRAVLGAFLPENVWSGLPHFLQGWLRCYIGGTLLYLLSAFLWSFYIYYFKRHLYFPKDTIPSNRAMLLQIGVSMKAMPCYSALPAFSEYMIEHGWTKCYPRISDVGFPLYLAYLIVYLVIVEFGIYWMHRELHDIKPLYKYIHATHHIYNKQNTLSPFAGLAFNPLDGILQAVPHVIALFLVPTHLMTHMILLFVEGVWTANIHDCIDGKVWPIMGAAYHTIHHTTYRHNYGHYTIWMDWMLGTLHKPTDDELKKM from the exons ATGGATGATGACTACTTGAAGCTGTTCGTGGAGGAGACGTCGTTTTACAACCGGGCTGTGCTGGGGGCGTTCTTGCCGGAAAATGTGTGGAGCGGCCTCCCTCACTTCCTGCAGGGTTGGCTCCGCTGTTACATCGGCGGAACCCTACTCTATTTGCTCTCCGCTTTTCTCTGGTCCTTCTACATTTACTACTTCAAACGCCATCTTTATTTCCCTAAAG ATACCATCCCTAGCAATAGAGCAATGCTCTTGCAAATAGGGGTTTCAATGAAGGCTATGCCATGCTATTCTGCTCTTCCAGCATTCTCAGAGTACATGATTGAGCATGGATGGACTAAATGCTATCCACGAATAAGCGATGTGGGATTCCCTCTCTACCTTGCGTATCTAATCGTTTACCTTGTGATCGTGGAGTTCGGGATCTACTGGATGCACAGAGAGTTGCATGACATAAAACCTCTTTACAAGTATATTCATGCCACACATCATATTTACAACAAGCAAAACACACTTTCTCCCTTTGCCG GATTAGCATTCAATCCACTAGATGGGATACTGCAAGCAGTGCCACATGTAATTGCTCTCTTCCTCGTACCCACGCACCTCATGACACACATGATTCTGCTGTTCGTTGAAGGCGTGTGGACTGCAAACATTCATGACTGTATCGATGGCAAAGTGTGGCCGATCATGGGCGCTGCCTATCACACCATTCATCACACCACGTATCGCCATAACTACGGGCACTACACGATATGGATGGACTGGATGCTTGGAACCCTTCACAAGCCCACTGATGATGAGCTCAAGAAGATGTGA
- the LOC116012834 gene encoding glycosyltransferase BC10-like — protein sequence MASKSLSIFVHNFLLPFMFGLSVGIIIISTYSYRFNTFSFPSIFSPLHSSLPTNSSDPPPQPPSLPLNASMKLDEKKSLEPHNMTDDELLRLAAAASSSSAAKTFIKDVAKVAFMFLTPGPLPLAPLWEKFFEGHQHLFSIYIHAHPSYNHSFPDTSVFFRRTIPSQAVFWGTLSMIDAERRLLANALLDLSNQRFVLLSDSCIPLFNFTTTYHYLMASTLSFLQSYDDPSKAARGRYSPRMAPTITVQQWRKGSQWFEIRRDLAEKIVSDQIYYPVFRDHCLPPCYSDEHYLPTLVNILWPDASSNRSVTWVDWSLGGPHPRRFGWIDVKLEVLDNIRFGGDECVYNGNTTRICFLFARKFLPNTADPLLRLSPSLLV from the exons ATGGCATCCAAATCTCTTTCAATATTTGTGCACAACTTTCTTCTTCCCTTCATGTTTGGATTATCAGTGGgtatcatcatcatctccaCTTATTCATACCGCTTCAACACCTTCTCATTCCCCTCCATTTTTTCCCCACTGCACTCATCACTACCCACAAACTCCTCCGATCCTCCTCCTCAGCCGCCGTCGCTGCCCTTGAATGCTAGTATGAAACTAGACGAAAAGAAGTCTCTGGAGCCACACAACATGACGGATGACGAGCTGCTACGGTTAGCCGCGGCCGCATCGTCGTCGTCAGCAGCGAAAACATTTATTAAGGATGTAGCAAAGGTGGCGTTTATGTTCTTGACACCAGGACCCCTTCCGCTTGCGCCTTTGTGGGAGAAGTTCTTCGAGGGTCATCAACATCTTTTCTCCATATATATCCACGCACACCCTTCTTATAATCATTCTTTCCCAGATACCTCTGTCTTCTTCCGCAGAACAATCCCCAGCCAG gcTGTGTTTTGGGGAACATTATCAATGATCGACGCAGAAAGAAGACTCCTAGCCAACGCCCTACTCGATCTCTCCAACCAGAGATTCGTTCTGCTCTCCGATTCATGCATTCCTCTCTTCAACTTCACCACAACCTACCACTATCTTATGGCCTCAACCCTAAGCTTCCTGCAATCCTATGACGATCCGAGCAAAGCCGCCCGCGGCCGCTACAGCCCCCGCATGGCCCCCACAATCACCGTCCAGCAATGGCGGAAAGGCTCCCAGTGGTTCGAGATCCGCCGCGACCTCGCCGAGAAAATCGTGTCCGACCAGATATATTACCCCGTGTTTCGCGACCACTGCCTTCCGCCGTGTTACAGCGACGAGCATTACTTGCCGACGTTGGTGAACATTCTGTGGCCGGACGCGTCCTCGAATCGCAGCGTCACATGGGTTGACTGGTCTCTCGGGGGCCCGCATCCGAGGAGATTCGGATGGATTGATGTAAAATTGGAAGTGTTGGATAACATTCGATTTGGAGGAGATGAGTGTGTGTATAATGGGAATACCACAAGAATTTGTTTCCTGTTTGCTAGGAAATTCTTGCCCAATACCGCCGACCCATTGTTGCGCCTTTCTCCATCGCTGCTAGTTTAA